TCCATGTTTCCAGGctaagaaatcctcctgcctggcCTTTCAACCTGAGACTGAAGATATGCACCACCATATCCAGTTAGAttatctcactttttttttttggtttttcaagacagagtttctctgtgtatccctggctgtcctggaactaaaactaactctgtagaccaggctggcctctaactcagaaatccacctgcctctgccttccaagtgctgggattaaaggcgtgtgccaccaccgcccggcagattATCTCACTTTTAACCTGATGATTACTTTTAACGGTTTAACATTCACTTTTAACGGATGTGGTGGCTCATTCCTGAATGCTAGCACTGGGAGGCTGGCAGGGTAGGAGCATCACAGTTTGAGGCTACACAGTCAGAAAGAGGGAGTGTGAGAGAGAGTGCCTAGTGGCTTCCTTTTATGAAGGCATTGTCCTTAACAGCATTAACACTGTTGTATTTATTACAGGAAAATTTTGAAAGACCTCTCGTCTGAAGATACACGGGGCAGAAAAGGAGACGGAGAAAATCCCAGCATTTCTGCCGTCACTTCTATGTCTGTTCCAACCCCCATCTATCAGACAAGCAGCGGACAGTACAGTATGTTTGGGGTTTGTtccacatgatacacacacaagACTTAACTTTATGGGAAGAAGTGTATATAGAAAGACTGCTGTATTTTAAGGGTGTTAATTATTAGCATGTGTAGGAGAGACAATGCCTTTCCTGCGTTACCTCATTTCTTAGAACAGCTCCGTGAGATGGACAtggggtgtggtagcacatgactgtcatcctagcacttgagtGCACCAGGCTCATCAGGTGAAGGCCAGCCGTGCTACATACTGAGTCCAGCCAAGCCACTAAGTAATGAGACTGCAGTGGTCTCCTCCCAAGCCCTCAGAGTTAGATACTGTCCCTGTTGTCACATTGCTTATAAGTAATAGAGCCAGAATGTCTATCTGGATCTAGAGACAGTATTTTCCCAAAGCATGTACCTTGTACAAGTCTCTTGTATACACATGTTGTCTGTGACCTTCATACTGGTGCAAATTAGTATTTTGGTTACTTCTATAATAAGAATTAAACACaggctagagtgatggctcagtagttaagagtgctgactgttcttcagagggcctgagttcatttcccagcaaccacatggtggctcacaaccatctgtaatggggtctgatgtgctcttctggcatgcaggtgtacatgcaaatagagcattTATATgcataagtaaatcttttaaaaaattaaacatgatatttgaattttcagtttgagattaagaaagaaaaagaatggagactTTGGATGTGACAGTAGCGTGCACCATGAGTAGTGCTGTCTGTCAGGACAGAGAGCCACATTACTGGCTACTGGTGTGAATCCCGTCTGGGAACTAGTGGTGGTGGAACAGGTCTAGTGTGGCCTTGGGAAAGTTACAGAAAGCACAAGTCTCCAACAAACAGACGTGTACACATACCCAGCCAGTGAGTAGAGGTCTAGATTGGTACTTGTGCTAACATCTGTATTTTTTGCCTAAGCATTTAGGAAATGGATTCCTTTCACTTactaaaatgttatttaatgAAATTAACAGGTGTAATACAGTTGTTTCTGAGATAGGTGTCTCACTgttgctctggctggcctggatctctgAGGCCTGCCTGCCCTCTCcctcttgagattaaaggcatgtgtggcCACGCCCAGTTGTctctaacattttttaaatctttcatgttcctttgttttctagacagggtttctctgcatagccctggctcacgtgctctgtagcccaggccggTGGTTAATGCTTAAGTGCTTTTCCATCATGGAGGTTTCTCTATCTTAACTGTTTTAACTGCTGCTGCCCCTAAGTTTATGTTGGTGAAAGTGAGGAAGGAGCTTCAGCTTGTAGTTACCTGCTCAGTTTAGGGGGTGCTGCCCTGTGAACTTTTCCCCAATTTTCCTGGTTGTTCTAAAATACTTACAGTAAGGTTCACTTTGGAAATTTGGATAGATGTGGTATATAACACACTCACCACAGTCTGCTTGGTGGTtgatgtgtagctcagtggtaaagcactgaGTTCTATACACAAGGCtgaggttcagttcctagcaccgtGGTGAGAAAAAGGTGAGAAAACTCAAGGAAGTCTGGCACCTTCCATGAAATGGCTGCAACACCTGACCACCTTTCAGtcctctaaccactgagccacatagCTTCCTGAGTCACTAACTTGGGTCCATCCTGACAGCTAGCTTCTGTtgtactttcatttcttttctctgttacAGCTAAAGTTACTGATTAAAGGGTCAACTACATGGGTGTGGTGAcccacagctgtaatcccagagctggcgGGGCAGAAGCTGGAGGCTCAGCAGTTTAAGATCAGCATTGGTTATGGAGCAGTTCTAGGGTCAGCCTGgaatgaggtcctgtctcaaaccaaaccagaccagacCCTAAAAGAACTAAAGTGTCAAGTCGACTCTTGTGCCAGTCCCTGCTATGTGTGGCATTCTGTTTCACCAAGGATAATATCCAAGGCCTAAGGTTTTTTGTCCCAGCCTTCCAGTCTGGCTACACGGGCTTTCTTGCTCTACTTCCAGCCCACAAAGCTGTTTTCATTCTTCAGGGTCTTTGAAGTTGTTACCCTTGGTCTGCCTTCTCCACATGCAGATAGTCACATGCTGACATCCTTAGTCCTGTCTttactgtgtgcttgtgtggtgtacatgtgtatgtgggtgcgtgcacacatagaggccagaagagggagtcaggtgTACTCCTCTTTCCATCCCACCTCTTCCTCTGCTCTAGGGTCTCTCTCTAGACTTAACCCAGGCCGCAATCCTGTCTCCACAGCACCCCAGAATTAGAGCTACAGGTGTGCACAGGACACCTGACTTATGACCTGAGCACTAGGTGCTTGAACAGTGCTGCTCCCAACTGTGCAGCCAGCGGCCAGCGAGCCATGGGACAACTCTTAATTACACTCCCCTGCTTTAGATTTCATTACCTGTCTAGAGTTCCCTGGACATGTAAGAAACAGGGAACAGTGGTTGCAGAGGTGACTGGGGGTCGATGCCGGCTTTCCTAAAGCTGAATGTGCTTCCTCAGCATACACGGGCTTCACTGGCACCTTCCAACACATAGACGGTTAAGGGCAGCAAGAAAGGAAAAACCTACCGAGACACTTAGGCAGATATTTCAAGCAGTAAGTGGAGATAAGTACAACACAGACTAGTATTCAGGACAGCAGAGTCTGAGAGGACCTGTGGACATCAGTGTTTGCAGTGTTCAGGACCATAGCCACCAAGCCAGGGAGACTGCTTAGGGGTTTACATGGTTCTGATGAGGCTATGACTGCTCTGGTATCAAACAGTGCAGCTTCAGAACAAGTAGGACTAGATCAGTACATATGGCCAACTGGAAGAAGGCAGGTTACAAAAAGAGAAGTGCATTGCTGCTTGTATCTAATACCCAAACACTCATTTCAGCTGAGTACCCCGTACACACATTGGGTATACAGCACTATCAGTTCAATACACACAGTGGCTATATGTTACTGTCAGTCCTGTGTGAAGCCTAGGAAAGGAACCAGAGACAGTGGGGACTTGATGGTACAGAGAGTAGTCACCTCCATGCTGCAGTTAGTAAATTAGGAATGAGACTTTTCTGCTTAAATATTTCTGAGAGAAAATGATACCTGTATCACAcatataatttcaaaagaaacCTGCTAAAATATCAGGTGTTCTAAAGTCAGGCACTGTAGAATTTGGTCCTGGGTCTTCCCACACCTATGTTCCCAGAAAcaaagactcagactcaaaatatatatagccatatagctaggctcttctgaCTATATCATAACTTAATAACACAGTTATTCTAACCTGTATTCTGCTACGTGGCTCATTACCTGTACTCAGGCACCAAATATCTGCCTTCTCACATCTTCCCAGGTGGATCTCCTACCTGGCTGTATCTCAAAATTCTTTCTGCCTCATGGATGTCCTTACCTtttattctaccctttcctaaaggctataggtgttttgttttaattgaaaggtgatgcatccatataaCACATAGGATCTTCTGTCTACGGGGTATTAAGGTATGTGTGGGTCTATACATGGGGTGCAGTTGAGTAGTGGAGCTCCTGGGAAAATTCCTTCTCAGTGAGAACCCCTCCAGCACATAGACTGCTTTGTTTTGGCTTCCTGGTAGCCAGAGTATAAAAGGGGAAACATAGTGTTGATTTAAAAAGGCACAGACATGAGGCATTGACTTCTGATGGAGATTTGCCTCTCAGGCACGTCATTTAAGAGAGCACAAACATAGGTGGAAATGTCTGACATCTGTACTGTGATCCACAAGTGGCTTTCCAATGCCTTTATTTTTCACTAGGTGTTAAATGGATACTTTACattgtttatctttttgtttggttttgatttttttttttccccctctgtgtagccctgactgtcctggaactttgtaggccaggctggccttgaactcagagatcacctgcctgtgcctcccaagtgttgggattaagggcatataaaacacaatattaaattcttccattttttttttcctgtactaGCTTatggtggtcttgaactcatgatgctACTCTCTgtacttcctaagtgctgggattccaggtgtgtcaccatgcccaggttCAGATcaaaagtaaaatgtttatttgctatagtcttgggctacatgagatactGTACACCCAGTactcaaaaaaataatttaaaaaaatccttggCCGTTAGATATTTCATTATTGCCCAAGATTTCTGTAGTAACATCAGCAATTAACATAAAACACCCATTGGTTCCAAAATGTGCTCTTTTTACGATTTATTGTGTCGTATGCAGCTTGAGACAAAATCTTGGGTAGTATGTCTAAACTATAAAAATTTGTAAAGACATTGCTATTTTATTccagtcttttgttgttgttcttgtttttgtttttttctagtttacCCAGAGTGGTCAGTGATTTAACCTGCATTCAgacctattttttaaatgtttttttgtcTTATGTCTTTCTTTGAATTAGTGTATTCTGTAGCCTTATATTTCTCTGTTTGGTTAAAGTTGCCATTGCCCCAAATGGAGCCTTACAGTTGGCCAGTCCAGGCACAGATGGAGTACAGGCACTGCAGACATTAGCCATGACAAACTCCAGCAGTGCCCAGCAAGGGACAATCCTCCAGTATGCACAGACCTCTGATGGACAGCAGATACTTGTCCCGAGCAACCAGGTGGTTGTACAAAGTAAGTGTGCCTTGTTACCTGCAGGTGGGCCCAGGGCCTTCCTAAAGCACTCGATGAGTAACGCCAGCTCACGTTTGGCTCTGCTCTACAGCTGCATCGGGAGATATGCAGACCTACCAGATCCGTACCACACCATCTGCCACGTCACTCCCACAGACTGTGGTGATGACTTCTCCTGTGACTCTTACTTCTCAGACAGCAAAGACAGATGACCCCCAGCTGAAAAGAGAAATACGGCTGATGAAAAACAGGTAAGTATAGAACATATTCCAGCGTGGGTGAGGTCTCTGCATGTGGGGACGAATCTCGcgtgtggggggaagggagggagtccagcgacagagtctcagggcggtccggcaccagagcttcccgcgccgccagcggaggatcccacattcacgcagctgtcggtgggcgggccggcggctgcattggcaaggttccagggttccaaaagctgggaatcaggcggagagaccatggacacgtggagtctggttttccaaagcttttattgttcatggcatcgtgaatggatgcaggtgttgtgcgcttcccccccccccgccaaaggccaggggagaccagtcttatagggaagggataaaggggagggaataacttaattagctacgcccctggccttttgataattcattaatatttaaatctctgaaggtagagacttgttaatcacgccctctacctgtgccttacgtgactgaaggtaacaggttaaatggagttacctcgtccaaggcccaacatctgCACATCTCAGAACAGTCACACAACACCTCATTAGATGAGAGGAAGAAGGTTTGCATCAGCTTTGGTGTACTGCGTGGTGGGTTATGTCCAGTGGGCGTATGAGTACTGTTGATCCCAGTGGGTCAGGTGACATTGTTGTTCAGTCTCTGCATTAAATGGCTTGTGATGTAAAGTTCTTCAGTTTTACTACGTCCTTTGAAATAATAGCATTGCTGAGTGAGTGGAGAGATacgatggctcagtgattaggagcactggctgttcttgcagagaacccacatggcagctgacaactgcGTGTAACTGCATTTGTAGGGGATCTTATATCTGACATGGCCTCGCTGgacagtgtgtgcatgtggtgtatgAAGGCATACATAcgtataaaaatggaaatagcaacagtgtgtgcatgtggtgtatgaaggcatacgtacatacatataaaaatggaaacagcaTTGCTGGCAAAGCTTTTCAGACAGCATTGTCTTGTCGTTGGGATCACAGTGAAACGGCAGTGACACAGGCGTGCCGTAGAGACTGTGTAGTGTGTGCTTCCCGAAGCATAGTACAGCAAATCATGCAGCCTGCAGGCCCAGCATACACAAGCTGTGCTTAGTCACTGGGTGCACTGACGACAAGACACATGCTGTGAGGATAAAGCTGACAGCACCAGCTATCGCCTGAGCCTGTCTACGCCGCAGCAGCCCCGCTGGGTGTTAATGGCCGCCCTTTGCCGCACAGAGTGACATTCCGTCCTCTGTAGTTGCTCTGCACGCGCTTTGCTGGTCAGCAGCGGTTTCCCTAGGACAGTAATTCCATGTGTCAGTTCACACAGTCTTCACCAGTGGATTCAGGCTCAAGAAACTGTTTTGTTTACTTAAGCATAGGAAACGACTTGtctgtaggttttttttaatttacccaAAGATGGCTTTAGGGGCTAGAATGATAGTTTAGCAGTTAGGGGCACATGCCTGTaggtttttgggtttgtttgtttgtttttggtattttgaATGAatcatggtctcactatgtagctctagctgtcctagaactcataaagttctgcctgcctctgcctctgcctcccaagtgctgccaaAGGTAAtgtttttaaagcaataaaaatttaaCAGTCATGTGGATACATATCAAAAAGTGACAACAAGCATTTATTTCCATCTCTATGAATGCGTTTGGTAAGAAGGTAGGGAGTAAATGAAGCACATTGTGTAAATAGAAGAGAACTGATGTAATCTTGCATCAGAAACTTACAGAATTACAAGGATGCTCCTCCCACTGATCCTCAGTGCCACATAAAAGCAGGGCGCTGGCCCAGGCAGGAGTTGGAGGTGAGACGTTGAAGGgaggtttgaagccagcctgggttacagagaccctgtctccaaaaagatagaacagagaaggaGTTACTAGAATGAGAATTTGTCACAAGACAACCTCAACTACAAATGTGTTTAAAGGTCGATGAAATATATAAGGTGTCCTTTAAAATAAACCTATAGGAAAGAAGCTGAAAATCTGATGAGGTTAGGAATGAATTCCAACTcttagatcctcctgcctctgcctccctaggacTGGGAAAGGGTGTGCCACCCCACCCTGTCCAGATGAAATTCTTATCTTGATATACTGTAGAAAAAAGGAGCAGTCTCAGAGCAGCCTATACTGGAACTGCATCAGGTTGATTTCATGAGGCTGCTACACTCGAAGCTTTAAAGAGATTGCTTAAAATTAGTCCTCTTACTTACTGGACGATGTCATCTTGAACAGCACCTGACATAGCTCTGACAATTTCTATAAGTTATGCTCTAACAAACAGCAAGGTCAAAGCCTACAGAAGACCTGGAGAGTTGGCCCTTGAGTTTCTTGTGGAAACTTAGTTGTAGAGAGGTTACGTGATTTGTCCTGAGTAACCCGGCTTTATTTAAACAGGAAGAGCAAGGCTTCACAATCCAAAGCATAAATACAATAATCTAttcttttttccagacagggtttctctgtgtagccctggctgtcctggaactcattctgtagaccaggctggcctcgaactcagaaatccacctgcctctgcctaccaagtgctgggattaagggcatgtgccaccactgcccagcccagaaATCTATTCTTATAAGGACATAGTTACCTGCTTTGTATCCTGAATGCCAGTcatggtgtcacatgcctgtgatcccaagCGTCAGAGGTGGAAGCATAAATTGCTACTTTGTGGCTAGTCTGAGTTACACAATGAGACTGTAACTAATCCCACCCAGAAGAACAGGGAGAGCAGCTTTACACCAGTGTGCTGGTGCAGGCCTAGGATGGTTGGCATAGTGAGGTGCAGTCTAGCTGGACTCAGTCAAAAACATGTTTAATGTATAAGatgaaatttaaatgtaaaaatgcatAATTTTATAACCTTTAGTATAGGGAAAGATTTCCTAAACAAGATAACATTCAGTGAAtgatgttttggggtttttgttttgtgtgggtttaggttttattattattatgtatacagtattctgcctgcatgtgtccctgcgggtcagaagagggcatcagatctcattgcagacagctgtgagcaCCGTGTGATGCTCCATGCTTTCATGCAGTCCGAGACACTCTGGGCCAGTGGGTTTTAAATGAATATGTCCAGTGGCCCTGCAGAAAATACATATGTGCTGGAAGCCACTCTAAGTTGGTGGTagaggctggagatgtggctcagtggttaagactgactgctctttcaaaggaccaagTTTGATAAACCCAGTACACAGTGGTGGCTGACAaacatctgtacctccagttccggGGAAGAAACACCGTCTCCAGGCCTCCATAGGCACTGTATGTGCTGctacacagcaacaacaacagaaaaggttGTGGGGAGCCAGCAGCCAACTGGCTGCCTCACACTTGGAAGGCTATGACCAGCTTGGACTGACTACATAATGAGAGTCTGGCTCTAAAACAGGGAAAAGGCTGTGGTGAACTCGCTGTGGCACGTGTCTGTAATTGCCATATTCaaaatgctgaggcaggagatcttCGGAATTtagggctagcctaggctatagaGCAAGAACTTGTCTAGAAAAAGCACTAATTGGAAGCTGACTGGACCACAGCAGTGGCTGCCTGGCCAAGATCTGGACAGCAGAGCAATGGggccttcctcctctccctccctcctctccctccctccctccctccctccctccctccctcccactcggGTGCTAGATGTAGGTCTCAGGAAGCCTTATACAAGTACTCCACACTTCAGATCTATGCATCGACACATAGAATCCTGccaaggcagaggaaggggatgTCTAGGCCAGCCCTGTCTAAAGGCAATTGTCTTTCTaaattatgtgtaggtgtgtatagcTGCCCATGAAAGCCAGAAATGTCTGATAACCCCTAAATTATAGTTAtacctaacatgggtgctgggaactgaacttgggtcctttacaggagcagcaaatactcttaaccactgagctattgcTTTGCTCCAACCCCTTAGGTgatactttaatttttcaaatgggGGTTGGAGGTAGTAGcatgtgtttataatcccagcattgagaaagaaaggatgaggcaggaggattgcagatttgaggccaacttgggctatacAGTAAGATGGTGTCCACTAAACAGAGTCAGGGATGGTGGGGGAAAGACAAGGGGGACAGTCCCTTCCCTGTTCTCCTGATATGTTCTGTCTGTGTTTAGAGAAGCTGCCCGAGAATGCCGCCGGAAGAAGAAGGAGTATGTGAAGTGCCTGGAGAACCGCGTTGCTGTTctggaaaatcaaaataaaactctAATAGAAGAGCTAAAGACTTTGAAGGACCTTTATTCTCATAAAAGTGTTTGATTCTTTAAAGAGAAAGTATTTTTGTGGACTTTTAAGCTTAAAAATTAGGTGAATTTCTTTTTAGTGGAGTTCTATAAATTCAAAGGTCAAAGAAGCTACTTTGTATTAGGCTTTCACAAGCTAACATGACAGGGTGAATGGAGATGACCTTCAGGAAGctgctggctcaactggaagcTCCGAAGAGAGAGAGTGCTCAAGGAAATGGACTTTCAGCAGTTCAGATTGAAGTCACACTTAGCAATAAAAATGGCAGGTGACATTAGTGAAGCAGTCACTTCCTGCTAAGTCTGTATTTCTCTGTTCCCAAAACTTgcctttccgtgtgtgtgtgtgtgtgtgtgtgtgtgtgtgtgtgtgagagagagagagagacagagagagacagagagagagagagagagagatttctgccaataaatttaaattacaaatgtaaaagaaagcatAAAGCTTCATGAAGTATGTAAATTATGTGGTCTGATTGTGTTGTATCGTCAGGTGTGTTAAGAGTTTTTAACAGTTAATTTTGTTGGACTCGCTTGTTTTTGGAGATCTCCTAAAGGACGTGGAGATCCATCatcctgtggtggtggtggtggtggtggtggtggtggtggtggtggtggtggtggtggtggtggtggtggtggtggtggtggtggtggtttgtgaCATTTTTATCAGAATGGAAAGAAAACTGCAAGTTTGACAGTTTACTagtttggtttttgctttctcTGATAAGGGCAATTTTTCATAAGTACATAATAAATTGGTTTTTTGATTCTCTAGTCCTGTATGCAGTTGAAGATCATTATTCTTTTGTGCTTTAACAGAATGAAGTGTTTACAAAAgcccttaaaatattttaagtaaccTGAAGGTGCACACCAAAGCTTTCCTGAGGGATTTTATAATCATCTTACCGTAAGGTTTGTCAGGTTCTAAAACAGTTACTGAGGCAATCTTACATTGAAACTATTGTGTAATGTAGCCTATGGTACCTTTATAAAAGAAGTGACTGCCGATATATTTTTATAGTGAATCTTTATAAATTCTAATGttgtttttaatgattattttaaatgtttatatagtTTGTTTAGTAAAATATTTGTATCTCAAagtatcatttttatattatgaGAAAAGCTTTCAATTGGCTGATAATTGAattgtatgttttatataaagTTTTATCTAAAGTTCCAACTGTGGTCAGTACACCAGCATTTAACCTCTGTATTCTAATCTGTGTACACTTGGAAACTGCAAAACTGTTGTGTGCCTACATAGTATGTTTCATATCGTCTATGAAATTAAAGAACATTTGATAAGATTAAGTTTTCCAAATGCAAAATATAATGTTTG
The window above is part of the Arvicanthis niloticus isolate mArvNil1 chromosome 13, mArvNil1.pat.X, whole genome shotgun sequence genome. Proteins encoded here:
- the Atf1 gene encoding cyclic AMP-dependent transcription factor ATF-1 isoform X2, with translation MSVPTPIYQTSSGQYIAIAPNGALQLASPGTDGVQALQTLAMTNSSSAQQGTILQYAQTSDGQQILVPSNQVVVQTASGDMQTYQIRTTPSATSLPQTVVMTSPVTLTSQTAKTDDPQLKREIRLMKNREAARECRRKKKEYVKCLENRVAVLENQNKTLIEELKTLKDLYSHKSV
- the Atf1 gene encoding cyclic AMP-dependent transcription factor ATF-1 isoform X1; translated protein: MEDSHKSNTSETASQPGSTVPGTHIAQIVHQVSSLSESEESQDSSDSIGSSQKAHGILARRPSYRKILKDLSSEDTRGRKGDGENPSISAVTSMSVPTPIYQTSSGQYIAIAPNGALQLASPGTDGVQALQTLAMTNSSSAQQGTILQYAQTSDGQQILVPSNQVVVQTASGDMQTYQIRTTPSATSLPQTVVMTSPVTLTSQTAKTDDPQLKREIRLMKNREAARECRRKKKEYVKCLENRVAVLENQNKTLIEELKTLKDLYSHKSV